One Apteryx mantelli isolate bAptMan1 chromosome Z, bAptMan1.hap1, whole genome shotgun sequence genomic window, GCCGgtgcgggcagcgcagcgcagcagcGGGCTCGGCAGGGCGGGCAGCGTGCGGGCAGCTCGGGGGGCGGGCCCGGCAgccgggagccgcgcggcggtgcaTTGTGGGCGCTCCCCGCCCGGGCTCGGCAGCAGCACGCAGCGCCATGGGTgagtgcgcggcggcggggccggggcggcggggccggccccccccccccccgggcgcggcgggggggggcgccggggccggccgccccgggaggggggggcggcgccgggaCCGGGCCCCGGCTCCCGCCAGCCTGGGCGCGcggggcccggggcagccggcagccgcctccccgcGCGGGGAACTGCCCCGGGCCGCTCGTTAGCGTCCTCGCCGGCCCAGCCGCTTCGTAGCGCCCCCGGGCCCGTCGCCGCGTTAACCCTGGCtgtgccggggccgccccgcgttTTCCAGGGAAGTGCCGCGGGCTCCGCACCGCCCGCAAGCTGCGCAGCCACCGCCGCGACCAGAAGTGGCACGACAAGCAGTACAAGAAGGCCCACCTGGGCACCGCGCTGAAGGCCAACCCCTTCGGCGGCGCCTCCCACGCCAAGGGCATCGTCCTGGAGAAGGTGTAAGTGACATCTGAGCTCTCGGCTGTGACACTGAGAGGTTGGGGCTGCACCACTGACGTGCGTCGTCTCAACCCGTGTCAGTTTAGCTGCCATAACTGGTTATCGTCTTCTGATGTGGGCTCCATCGGTTGCTTCTTTGAAAACATTCCAAAATAAATTTGACTTTCTGATTGTGCCTCTGGGAATTCTGCACAGTAATATTAGTTCTCTAGCTGGTTTCTACTGTTTACAGTCACTTCTAAATATCATAATTCAAATTGTACTGTAAAAAGAGCTAGTCCTCTTCACTGAATCCTAAACCTGTCCCTGAAAAAAAATAGGTGCTGCCTTATGTTTTCATGAACTCTTCCTGTAGTTCTCAAGGATTATTTTGAATGTACCTTTACTTCAGAACTACTGATTTATATCCTCGAGAAGTatcttttctttggaaagaaagtgaCACCTTTAACATGGGTATATGATTTTTAGAAAGTAGTTATAATCTTAGACTGGTACAAGAAGAAAGCTGCTGAGGGAAAACTTAATGGTACATGGAAAGAATTACAAATGTTAAGAGGTTGGTTACTGAAATTTTAATatttaggtttttattttaaatctaaacCAGTTTTATCAGATGTCAGAAATCAGATTTCATAGGAACATTAAAAATCAGATTATACTGGgagttttaaaataaactgtggGATTTTGGAGGGGGTTGGTGAACTTGTCTCCTAAGctaactgaaacattttaaatttagaaGTGGTTATGTAACTACTAGAgctctccaaagaaaaaaaaaattgtttccctcCAGCTACCACTGGATGGATGACAGCTTCCCTGCAGAATTATTATTTGTTTCACTGCTAAACACCTAACCTAGATGGTGCCAGAAACACAAGAACAAAAGATAGGTTACGGCATCCATCTTCTACCTTATTATTGCAACtgtgtctgtaggctgaggagacTAGTATGTTGTGGCTACATTTATAGAGTAATGTACTGCCCAGGGAGATTCTTGGCACTGAGACTAACTGGCATTGAACAGCCACAGCTGTGCTAGGAAACTCTCTTTGCCAGGGCCCAAGAGGGCACTTAGTGCAGACCCCTTTTGAAAGTAGCCCCTGAAATTTTTGGACTCACAAGCTATGCCCAGGAATTGTTTGGGAGAATTTTAGTGGAGAGAGGTCAAAAGCATGCTAGGGACCATTCTGACAGTTCAGCATTAAAGACAGTGGTGCTCCAGTGCCTGGgaatttcctgtttagtaaatgAAACAGTGCCTAACTAGCCTGCAGGGACTAACAGTTCAGTTGTACAAAACTTGTGATGACTAGGACTTTCTGTAGCTCTCTGAAGAAATTGTTGCTAATGTACAGTTTTATTGCCATGTCAAATAAACCTGTCTGAGTTTTACAGCTTTGTGAATTACTATATTGATGATTTTAAAGCAATTCCTTTGTAATTTCAGTGGTGTGGAAGCTAAGCAGCCCAATTCTGCTATCAGGAAATGCGTTAGAGTCCAGCTGATCAAGAACGGCAAAAAAATAACAGCCTTTGTTCCCAACGACGGTTGCTTGAACTTCATTGAGGTAAGCAACTTGCATCTAAAACTAGTACTATTAACTGTTCCAGTGTAACTGTGCTCAGAAGTAGTTATGTTATTGGCCCTGTGCTTTGGGGGGGTCTTAATCATATGAAAACTACCTTGCTTTTCTGCTTAGTAATGTGGACTGTGAAATAATTGAGCTTGAATTTTGAAGCTTGAGACTTCTTCAGCAAACTCTTGGTTTAGTTACACTACATTGTACATATGCATGTAAATTTATGAAAACAGGTCTTGACTTTAGCGTTAAACTTCTTGAGTTGTTACTTGAATGAAATCTGAcagtt contains:
- the LOC136995356 gene encoding small ribosomal subunit protein uS12 gives rise to the protein MGKCRGLRTARKLRSHRRDQKWHDKQYKKAHLGTALKANPFGGASHAKGIVLEKVGVEAKQPNSAIRKCVRVQLIKNGKKITAFVPNDGCLNFIEENDEVLVAGFGRKGHAVGDIPGVRFKVVKVANVSLLALYKGKKERPRS